A segment of the Amycolatopsis thermophila genome:
GCTCGGCGCCGAACGGCCGAGCAGCCGGCCGGTGAACTCACGCCTGCCCGCCTTCACCAGCAGCGGCCGCGGATGCGCGCCATGCCGAGCGGGGCGCGAGGATCCCCGGTCATGGGCTCGGCGAGCCGCTGGAGCCGGCCCACCCCGCCTCGGCGCGGGCGAGCTCCGTACCGGCCGACCACCCCGTGGTCGTGGAGGTCCAGGCGCGACGCGCACCCCGGATCAGAGCGCGCCCCGTTGCGGGTCCCCGTCCGGCAGCGGGGTGAGGACCTGCACGTCCATCGGCTTGGCCAGGAGCCCGTCCAGGGCCGCGGTCAGCTCGGCGAGCGCCGCGCCCTTGCCGTGCGCGCCCAGCGCCGATCCGGACGCCCACTTCTCCAGCATCACGAACGTCGACGGCGACCGCGGATCGCGATGCAGCGCGTACCGTTCGCAGCCCGGCTCGGCGTGCACCGCGCGCACCGCGGCCCGCAACGCCTCCTCGACCTGCGTTTCCTTGCCCTCAGCGGCCTGCATGGTCGCGATCACGACGACACCGTCGGTCTGGTTCATGCCGTCCATACCACCGCACGGCGCGGTCCGGCCGCAAGATCACGGCCGCCACTCGGGCTGCAGGACCAGTTCGGTCAGGTGCGCGTCGGCCGGTGCGGCCAGCACGGCGCGCACGGCCGCCGCGACCGACGCGGGGCCGAGGTACCGCTCGGGTTCGTAGGGCCCGCCCTCCGCGCGGCGCACCGACCGCTGCATCGCCGTGTCGACGCGGCCGGGGTAGATGCTGCTGACACGAACCCCGTGCGGCAGCTCCTCGTGGTGCAGCGCCTCGGCGAACACGCGCAGGGCGGTCTTGCTGGCCGCGTAGGCGGCGCGGTTGGCGGGCGAGCCGTGCACGGCCGTCGAGTTGACCAGGACCACGCGCCCGCGGGCGGCCCGCAACGCGGGCAACAGCACCCGCGTCATCTCGACCACGCCGAAGAGGTTGACGGCGAACAGTTCCCGCCACGTGACCGACGGTGTCGCCGCGACCGTCCCCAAGTCGATGATCCCGGCACAATGCACCAGAACGTCGACCGAAGTCAATTTCGGCGGAATACCGGAAATGTCCGTATCACCGGAGAGGTCGACCGTCCAGAAATGGGCGTCGGGTAACGTTTCGGCGGCTTCTTTGAGCGCGGTTTCGTCGCGCCCGACCAGCCACAGCGTGTAGCGATCAGCCAGCGCAGCGGCAACTTCGGCGCCGATCCCGCCGGTCGCGCCGACTACCACCGCAATTCCTCTGCCGCTCATCGCTGATGACGATAAACGCCGTGAAAAGGGCCCGTCCACGAATGGACGGGCCCACATCGGAAAAATTCAGCTTTGCCGCGTGTTCAGGTGCGGCGAGCGCTTGTTGATGACGAACGCGCGTCCCCGCCGCCGAACCACGATCGAGCCCGGCTGACGCTTGAGCGACCTGAGCGAACTCCTGCTCTTCATGACCCGCTCCCTTCTCGCTGACATGTCAACGACCGGAGGGCTCCCGGCATTCCTTCGGGTGCAGCGGGGTGCCGGCCACCGCGCAGTGGACCTTGACCGGGCTGCGCGGCGCCGGCTTCACGCGCCCGGGCACGAACGCGAACGCGATCAGCGCGCCCGCCAGCAGGAGCCCGGCGCACACGAGCATCGCCATGCGGTAGGCGGGCGCGAGCGCCACGGGATCGGTCAGACTGCCCGTGCCGATGCCCGCGACCAGCGGCAACACCGCGACGGCCAGCAGCCCGGCCGTCCGGGCGATCGCGTTGTTCGCTCCACTGGCGATGCCCGCGTACCGGTCGTCGAGCGAGCCGAGCGCGGTCGCGGTCAGCGGCGCGACCGTCAACGACAGGCCCAGCCCCAGCACGATCACCGCGGGCAGGACGTCGGTGAGGTAGTCCGGGTGCGCGGAGATCCGGGACAACAGCACCAGGGCCACCGCGCACACGATTGGCCCGACGGTCATCGGCAGCCGTGGACCGGTGCGCTGCCCGAGCGCGCCCGCGCGGGCCGAGAGCAGGAGCATCAGCGCGGTCACCGGCAACGTCGCCGATCCGGCCGCGATCGGCGGGTACCCACCCACGACCTGCAGGTTCAGCACCACCAGGAAGAACACGCCGCCCAGCGCCGCGTACACCGCGAACGTCACCAGGTTCGCCGCGGTGAACGGGCGCGACGCGAACAGGCCGAGCGGGAGCATCGGGTGACGGGACCGCCGCTCCGTCACCACGAAGGCGGCCATCCCGGCGACGCCGACCGCGAGCGCGGTCACCACCGCAGGCGAGCCGGGCCCGAGCGCGGGCCAGGCGGTGAAGCCGTAGCTCAGCCCCGCCAGCCCGAGCGCCCCCATCGCCGCGCCCGTGAAGTCCAGCTGCCGCGCCGCCTCCGGGTTGCGGGTCTCCGGCACGTGCCGCAGCGCGACCAGCGCGACGACCAGCGCGAGCGGCACGTTGATCAGGAACACCAGCCGCCAGCTCGCCACCTCGACCAGCCACCCGCCGAGGAACGGGCCGAACGCGCCGGCGATCCCGCCGAGGCCCGACCACGCGCCGATCGCCTTCGCCCGGTCGTCGGGGTGGAACGAGGCCTCCAGGATCGCCAGCGAACCCGGCGTGAGCAGCGCGCCGCCGACCCCCTGCAGCACCCGGGCGAGGATCAGCGTCCAGGTGTTCGGCGCGAGCCCGCACAGCAGGGACGCGGTCGCGAACCAGCTGACGCCCAGCACGAAGATCTTCCGCCGCCCGAACCGGTCGCCGAGCGATCCGCCGAGCAGGATGAGCGCGGCGAGGCTGAGCGTGTAGCCGTTGATCGTCCACTGGAGACCCGCGGTGCTCGCCCCGAGATCCTCGCCGATGCTCGGCAACGCGATGTTGACGACCGTCGCGTCGAGGAACGTCACCCCCGACCCGAGCACGGTGGCCAGCAGGACCCATCGCCCCGCGGCCTGGCCGTAGCGCAGCGAAGGCTCCACAGTCGTCACGACTTCACATCGTCCCGGCGGTAGCCGCCGGACGCAACGTCCGCGGCCGCCACGGCGTGACACGCCCCGAACCCGTCTGCGCGCGCGACGATCCGGCCGTGTTCCACGCGCACCGCCACCTCGGTCGCGTCGCTGACCGCCGCCGCGCCGGCCACCGCACCCAGCTCACCCCGTTCGTCGCACACCACACGCAGACGCGGCCAGGCCGAGGCCGGGAACGCCTGGCGCAGGCACCCCGCCACCTCGGTCAGCACCAGCCGGGCCAGCGGTCCCAGCTCGGCGGGTTCGCCGGTCACCACCACGACCGTCACGTCGGCGCCGGCGCGGACCGCCTCCTCGGCCGCGGCGAGCCGGTGCAGGCCCAGCACCGCGACGACACCGTCGGACGGGATCGGCACCGGCGCTCCGCGCACCAGGTCGAACGCCTCACCGGCGGTCCACGGCTCGTCGGCCCGGCGCGCGGGCGGAGCCAGCTGGGGCGCCGCCCAGAAGTCGTTGAAAGCCAGGTCGGCGAGCTGCTCGCACGTGCTGACCACGTCGAACGGCTCGACGAACCCGGGTGCGGCGACGGTCAGCTGACGCGCGCCGTGCAGCGTGGTCAGCACCGTGCGCGCCCGCCGCACGTACCGCGCCGGCGGGCCATCCGACGGCGGTGGGTCGAGCCGCTCCATGGCCAGCGCGAGCAGCAGCGCGCCCAGTTCGAGCAGCTGGGTGAACGGCAGGCGGACCCGCTCGTCGGCCATCACCTCGGCGGACAGGTCGCGGCCCAGCGCGGCGTCGCGCACGATCCAGTCCCGCGCGAACGCCCCGAGCGCCGATCGCACGTCCGCGCCCGGACGGGAGTGCGGCGCGGCCTCGGCGCGTGCGGCCAGGTCGGCCAGCACCGCGAAGTACAGCGCCCGCTTGCCCGGGAAGTTCGAGTAGACCGCACCGCGGGTGAGCTCGGCGCGTTCGGCGATGACGTCGACCTTGGCGTCCCGGAATCCCCGCCGTGCGAACTCCTCCCGCGCGGCGACCAGCACTTTCGCGCGGTTGCGCTCCTGGGTTTCCGCTCGGGTCAGCCGCGCCACACGGACCTCCTCGTTGCCTCGGGTGGGCGTCCAAGATATCGTCCTCATCCAGATGATCTGAACATCTGGAATTAACATCTGGAGTGTGCGTGGTTCCCGAGATCTCCCTGACCGATCCCGAAGTGCTGACCGACCCGTTCACCGCCTACGGCCGCGCCCGGGGGGAGTCGCCGCTGGCACGGGTGAGCGCGCCGGGGTTCGGCCCGGTGTGGGCGGTGACCCGCCACGAAGACGCGCGGGCGATGCTCGCTGACCGGCGATTCGAGCTCAGCCCGGACAGCTACCAGCGGCCGGACGTTCCGGAGCATTGCCGCCCCTACCTGCGCACGATGTCGGAGATGGAGGGCGACGAGCACGCCCGGTTGCGGCGGCTGGTGTCGCCCGCGTTCTCGGCCCGGCGGGCGCTGGACTTCCGGCCGCGGATCGAGCCGCTGGTCGCCCGGCTGATCGACGAGCTGAGCGCCGAGGCCGACCTGCTGCGGGACTTCGCGCGGCCGTTGCCGATGGACGTGATCTGCGAACTGGTCGGCATCCCGCACCCGGACCGTCCGCGCTGGCGCGAGTACGGGGCCGCGGTGGCCTCCGGCCACGGTCAGGCGTTCGCGGCGTCGATCCCGGGCATCATGGCCGGTGCGCGGGCGGCGATCGCGCGGCGCCGGGAGTCGCCAGGTGACGACATCCTGAGCGATCTGCTGGCGGTCGACGGGGTCACCGAGGCGGAGCTGGTGACGCTCGTGTGGCACCTCGTGCTGGCCGGCCAGACGCCGGCGAACCTGATCGCCAACGCGGTGGCCGCGCTGCTCGACCACCCCGGCCAGCTGGCCGCCCTGCGCGCCGACCCCGGCCTGATGCCGCACGCGGTGGACGAACTGATCCGCTGGTGCGGTCCGACGCTGTTGACGATCCCGCGCTACGCCCGGGAAGACGTCGAGCTCCACGGCGTGCGGATCCCCCGCGGCGACGCGATCGTCGCCGCGGTGGCAGCGGTCAACCGGGACCCCCGCAGCTTCCCGGCGCCCGACGTCCTCGACGTGACCAAACCCGCCAGCGGCCACCTCGGCTTCGGTCACGGGCCGCACTTCTGCCTGGGAGCCTCACTGGCGCGGGTCCAGACGGAGGTCGCGCTCAACGCCCTGCTGCGCCGGCCACTGGCCCCGGTGACCGTGGAACGCGCCCCGGACCCCGGCACCTGGCGGCTGTCCGCCCTGGTCGTCAAGCTTTGAGGGGCGCGCGCCCGGGACAGCCGAGGGTCAGGCTGTCGGCCCGTAGGCGATGACCCGCACCGTGGCGCCGGACTTGCGGGTGGTCAGCACGAGGTCCACCCAGGTCGTGTTGTTGCCGCGGTCGCTCTCCACGAACCTGCCCTGCGCGTCGGCCGTGGCGATCAGCCGGTACCGGCCGTCGGGGAGACCGGTGACGTCGATGTACTGGTCCGGCAGCGTCCACGCGTAGCGGTCGCCCCAGCCGACGGACAGGCCCATCGAGACCGTCAGCGAGTCCTCCTGGCCGCACCCGGCGCGGGAGTACACAGAGGACCGTGGCGCGCCGGGCAGCGCGCGCCGGTAGGGGTCGTTGTCGTAGAAGCAGAAGCCGCCCTTCATGCCGGTGCCCACTTTGCTGCCGTCGTCCAGCCGCACGATCTGGTAACTCTCCAGATCCCTGACGTGCCAGTGGTTGTGGCCGTCGCCGGCGTAGACGAGACCGGCCGGCACGCCGGTGGTCACCTGCGAGCGGTCCGCGTGCACGACCCGCTGGGAGACCACAAAGGACGATCGGGCGGACGACCGGCTCGCGACGAGCTCGAACGGTCCGCGCCCGACGTTGACGATCGTCGTGGAGAACCGGAGCTGCCGCTGGCCCGCCGCGGTCACGAGCTTGACGTCGGTGAGCCGGGCCATGCCGAGGTCGGGGAGGAGAGCCTCGGCGGCGGAGGCGACCCCGGGCACCTGCGCGAGGAGCGCGGCGACCAGGACCGGCACGAGCCGGCGGACCACCCGGGTCCGGCCATCCGGACGACCTGCCACGACTCCTCCTCAAGCGGTGCGACGGCTGCCTGAGCTCGATCAAAGCGGGCACCACCGCGACGCGCCGAGAAAGTTCGCTCGAAGGAGTCACGTTCGGCGGCCGACCTTGCGGGGTCGCCAGGAGCAACACGTCCCCACCGAGCGGCGACGCCTGGACGGCCTCCACCCGGACCGATCGAGCTGCCGTGATCAACCCCGAACAGCAAGAAGTCCCCTGTCGCCAGGGGCTTCTCGGTACTGCTGTCTCAACCAGACGCGCGCCCGAAGATATTCGAACCCCTAACCTTCCGATGCCGTTTCCGCGATCGCCGACACTCGCCGTTGTTCGTCGATTCCTGCCTTCACCTGCGTCGATGCGCTCGTCCTGCGGTCGGTGATGAGATCGCCAGCCGGATCTGCCGAGATCAGCTTCGACCGGCACTCGGCTTGTCACCGTCGGCCGCCGGAGCGGCTTGGTCAACGCTGGGCTGAATCGTGACGGGATTGATCCACTCCGCTCACCAATTCGCGGCTTGCCCCCTTCCAGACCCGTCGGACGCGTGCCGCGTTCGCTGCGCACGGCGTGTTTGGCGGCTGAACCGATCGAGGCCGCGATGGCCGGGTTCCGGGTCCGGTAAACTCTGGCCACCAAACTGGTCAACGAGTTGGTCGAGGCGGCCGATGAGAAGATCCTGACCAAGACCTTCGCCCGCTACGGGCGGGTTGATCTTTTATGCATCGATGAGCTGGGCTACATGGAACCGGATCGGCCTGGCGCGGAACTGTCGTTCCAGGTCTTGACCGAGCGTGCGGAGAAGAATTCGCTGGCCATCGCGTCCAACGACAGCTTCGGTGGCTGGACGAAAACATTCACCGACCCGCGGCTGTGCGCCGGATTGTCAACCAGCTCACCTTCGGCGGCAACATCATCGAAACCGGCACGGGTTCCTATCGCTTGGCGCATACCCGCGCTGCCACACGCTAGCGCACGGAAGGACTCCCATGGCCGAGCACCAGCCCGACCAGCCGTTCCAGCGTTACCCAACCAGCAGCGGATAGGAGGGTGTTGCGCTGAGCGCGGCCCTCACCGAGGCCATCGCGGTGGTCTTGTTGCTCGTGGTGCTGGGTTTCGCGGTGACCCGGCCGCGGGGATGGCCCGAGGTTGTCGTCGCGGTGCCCGCCGCGGTGTTGCTCGTGGCGATCCGGGCGATCTCGCTGCCGTACGCCGAGGCGGAGCTGACACGGCTGGCGCCGGTGGTCGGGTTCCTCGCCGCGGTGCTGGTCCTCGCGCAACTCTGCGACGACGAGGGCCTGTTCCGGGACGCGGGCGCGCTGATGGCCCGCGCCTGCCGAGGCCGGCCACGCCGCCTGTTGGTGCTGGTGTTCGTGACGGCGTCGGCGATCACGGCGGTGCTCAGCCTGGATGCCACCGTCGTGCTGCTCACCCCGGTCGTGTTCGCCACCGCCGTACAGGTGGGTGCCCGTCCCAAACCGCACGCCTACGCCTGCACCCACCTGGCCAACACGGCCTCGCTGCTGCTGCCCGTGTCCAACCTGACCAACCTGCTGGCGTTCGCAGCCAGCGGACTGTCCTTCACCCGCTTCGCCGCACTCATGGCACTGCCCTGGATCGCGGCCATCGCCACCGAATACCTCGTGTTCCGCCGCTTCTTCGCCACCGACCTGGGCGCCGGCGCCAGCGTGCTACCCACCCCGGCCAGACCCCGGGAGCCCACGGAGCCGGAGGTGCCGGTGTTCGTGCTCGTCGTCGTCGCATGCACCCTGGCCGGGTTCGGGCTGACCTCGCTGGCCGGGATCAACCCCGCATGGGCCGCGTTCGCGGGCGCGCTGGTGCTCGCCGTCCGTGCCCTAGCCCAGCATCGCACCACACCGACCGGCATCCTGCGAGCCGCGAACGTGCCGTTCCTGGCGTTCGTGCTGGCCCTGGCCATCGTC
Coding sequences within it:
- a CDS encoding putative quinol monooxygenase — translated: MNQTDGVVVIATMQAAEGKETQVEEALRAAVRAVHAEPGCERYALHRDPRSPSTFVMLEKWASGSALGAHGKGAALAELTAALDGLLAKPMDVQVLTPLPDGDPQRGAL
- a CDS encoding SDR family oxidoreductase is translated as MDGPFSRRLSSSAMSGRGIAVVVGATGGIGAEVAAALADRYTLWLVGRDETALKEAAETLPDAHFWTVDLSGDTDISGIPPKLTSVDVLVHCAGIIDLGTVAATPSVTWRELFAVNLFGVVEMTRVLLPALRAARGRVVLVNSTAVHGSPANRAAYAASKTALRVFAEALHHEELPHGVRVSSIYPGRVDTAMQRSVRRAEGGPYEPERYLGPASVAAAVRAVLAAPADAHLTELVLQPEWRP
- a CDS encoding ribosomal protein bL36, which translates into the protein MKSRSSLRSLKRQPGSIVVRRRGRAFVINKRSPHLNTRQS
- a CDS encoding MFS transporter translates to MTTVEPSLRYGQAAGRWVLLATVLGSGVTFLDATVVNIALPSIGEDLGASTAGLQWTINGYTLSLAALILLGGSLGDRFGRRKIFVLGVSWFATASLLCGLAPNTWTLILARVLQGVGGALLTPGSLAILEASFHPDDRAKAIGAWSGLGGIAGAFGPFLGGWLVEVASWRLVFLINVPLALVVALVALRHVPETRNPEAARQLDFTGAAMGALGLAGLSYGFTAWPALGPGSPAVVTALAVGVAGMAAFVVTERRSRHPMLPLGLFASRPFTAANLVTFAVYAALGGVFFLVVLNLQVVGGYPPIAAGSATLPVTALMLLLSARAGALGQRTGPRLPMTVGPIVCAVALVLLSRISAHPDYLTDVLPAVIVLGLGLSLTVAPLTATALGSLDDRYAGIASGANNAIARTAGLLAVAVLPLVAGIGTGSLTDPVALAPAYRMAMLVCAGLLLAGALIAFAFVPGRVKPAPRSPVKVHCAVAGTPLHPKECREPSGR
- a CDS encoding TetR/AcrR family transcriptional regulator; amino-acid sequence: MARLTRAETQERNRAKVLVAAREEFARRGFRDAKVDVIAERAELTRGAVYSNFPGKRALYFAVLADLAARAEAAPHSRPGADVRSALGAFARDWIVRDAALGRDLSAEVMADERVRLPFTQLLELGALLLALAMERLDPPPSDGPPARYVRRARTVLTTLHGARQLTVAAPGFVEPFDVVSTCEQLADLAFNDFWAAPQLAPPARRADEPWTAGEAFDLVRGAPVPIPSDGVVAVLGLHRLAAAEEAVRAGADVTVVVVTGEPAELGPLARLVLTEVAGCLRQAFPASAWPRLRVVCDERGELGAVAGAAAVSDATEVAVRVEHGRIVARADGFGACHAVAAADVASGGYRRDDVKS
- a CDS encoding cytochrome P450, yielding MVPEISLTDPEVLTDPFTAYGRARGESPLARVSAPGFGPVWAVTRHEDARAMLADRRFELSPDSYQRPDVPEHCRPYLRTMSEMEGDEHARLRRLVSPAFSARRALDFRPRIEPLVARLIDELSAEADLLRDFARPLPMDVICELVGIPHPDRPRWREYGAAVASGHGQAFAASIPGIMAGARAAIARRRESPGDDILSDLLAVDGVTEAELVTLVWHLVLAGQTPANLIANAVAALLDHPGQLAALRADPGLMPHAVDELIRWCGPTLLTIPRYAREDVELHGVRIPRGDAIVAAVAAVNRDPRSFPAPDVLDVTKPASGHLGFGHGPHFCLGASLARVQTEVALNALLRRPLAPVTVERAPDPGTWRLSALVVKL
- a CDS encoding lysyl oxidase family protein, with the translated sequence MAGRPDGRTRVVRRLVPVLVAALLAQVPGVASAAEALLPDLGMARLTDVKLVTAAGQRQLRFSTTIVNVGRGPFELVASRSSARSSFVVSQRVVHADRSQVTTGVPAGLVYAGDGHNHWHVRDLESYQIVRLDDGSKVGTGMKGGFCFYDNDPYRRALPGAPRSSVYSRAGCGQEDSLTVSMGLSVGWGDRYAWTLPDQYIDVTGLPDGRYRLIATADAQGRFVESDRGNNTTWVDLVLTTRKSGATVRVIAYGPTA
- a CDS encoding SLC13 family permease codes for the protein MAVVLLLVVLGFAVTRPRGWPEVVVAVPAAVLLVAIRAISLPYAEAELTRLAPVVGFLAAVLVLAQLCDDEGLFRDAGALMARACRGRPRRLLVLVFVTASAITAVLSLDATVVLLTPVVFATAVQVGARPKPHAYACTHLANTASLLLPVSNLTNLLAFAASGLSFTRFAALMALPWIAAIATEYLVFRRFFATDLGAGASVLPTPARPREPTEPEVPVFVLVVVACTLAGFGLTSLAGINPAWAAFAGALVLAVRALAQHRTTPTGILRAANVPFLAFVLALAIVVRAVVDNGLAGTVRHLIPAGATLPALLGTAAVAAVLANVINNLPAVLVLLPLAAVAGPGLVLATLIGVNIGPNLTYVGSLATLLWRRVLHEHDTEPDLGEFTRLGLLTVPTALIVAVLGLWAALHLIGG